One window of Aliarcobacter lanthieri genomic DNA carries:
- a CDS encoding arginyltransferase yields MNIFNQDLEFFEENRSCSYFEKEISDIRYQYLYSCSIPDYQKKLERGWRRFGKMHFVPECKTCTKCISMRIDVKNYIFSKSDKRVFSKNKDTKLYIRKPTLTMEHLNLYDKYHKFMNDKKNWPYYPITVDDYAKSYVEGSSDYAREFLYMKEDKLIGVALVDILPKSISAIYCYYDHEYSDLSIGKFSILAQIKIAKELNIPYIYLGYWIKDHYSMGYKQAYQPFEVLKNRAGLNEEPIWEKYTS; encoded by the coding sequence ATGAATATTTTTAATCAAGATTTAGAGTTTTTTGAAGAAAATAGAAGTTGTTCTTATTTTGAAAAAGAGATTTCAGATATAAGATATCAATATCTTTACTCTTGTTCTATTCCAGATTATCAAAAAAAGTTGGAACGAGGTTGGAGACGATTTGGGAAAATGCATTTTGTTCCAGAATGTAAAACTTGCACAAAATGTATATCAATGAGAATAGATGTAAAAAACTATATATTTTCTAAATCTGATAAAAGGGTGTTTTCTAAAAATAAAGATACAAAACTATATATTAGAAAACCAACACTTACAATGGAACATCTAAATTTGTATGATAAATATCATAAGTTTATGAATGATAAAAAAAATTGGCCATATTATCCTATTACTGTTGATGACTATGCCAAATCTTATGTTGAAGGAAGCTCTGATTATGCAAGAGAATTCTTGTATATGAAAGAGGATAAATTGATTGGTGTTGCATTAGTAGATATTTTACCAAAATCAATATCTGCTATTTATTGTTATTATGATCATGAATATTCTGATTTGTCAATTGGTAAATTTTCTATTTTAGCCCAAATTAAAATAGCAAAAGAGTTAAATATTCCATATATTTACTTAGGATATTGGATAAAAGATCACTATTCAATGGGCTATAAACAAGCTTATCAACCCTTTGAAGTATTAAAAAATAGAGCAGGGCTTAATGAAGAACCTATATGGGAAAAATATACAAGCTAA
- the trpA gene encoding tryptophan synthase subunit alpha: MKKLVAYITTSLPNNNFTVDLAFALKESGVDTLELGIPFSDPVADGPIIEKANLMALKNGFKLKDLFEISSKIGKDIDTLWMGYMNPFYHYGIEEFLKKAQDYQIAGTIIPDLPFEMSQKYEPIFKKYNKVNITFVAPTTPKDRIKKLVENSQKFIYMVAYAGITGSGRDEDLSKIISDIREYTTTPLYIGFGVDEKTCKAKSKDLDGVIVGSAFVKYIIDDSLSNSEKISKISQLAKEIKTKINE; encoded by the coding sequence TTGAAAAAATTGGTTGCATATATTACTACCTCTTTACCAAACAATAATTTTACTGTTGATTTGGCATTTGCTTTAAAAGAAAGTGGAGTTGATACTTTAGAATTAGGAATACCTTTTAGTGATCCCGTTGCTGATGGACCTATAATTGAAAAAGCTAATTTAATGGCACTTAAAAATGGTTTTAAATTAAAAGATTTATTTGAAATTTCTTCAAAAATAGGAAAAGATATTGATACACTTTGGATGGGATATATGAATCCATTTTATCATTATGGAATAGAAGAATTCTTGAAAAAAGCACAGGATTATCAAATTGCAGGTACTATTATCCCTGATTTACCTTTTGAAATGTCACAAAAATATGAACCTATTTTTAAAAAATATAACAAAGTAAATATAACATTTGTTGCTCCTACAACTCCAAAAGATAGAATAAAAAAGCTTGTGGAAAATTCACAGAAATTTATATATATGGTTGCGTATGCTGGAATTACAGGAAGTGGAAGAGATGAAGATTTAAGCAAAATAATTTCGGATATTAGAGAATATACAACAACACCTTTATATATTGGTTTTGGAGTAGATGAAAAAACTTGTAAAGCAAAATCAAAAGATCTTGATGGAGTTATTGTAGGTAGTGCTTTTGTAAAATATATTATAGATGATAGTTTAAGTAATAGTGAAAAAATATCTAAAATTTCACAATTAGCTAAAGAGATAAAAACAAAAATAAATGAATAA
- the panB gene encoding 3-methyl-2-oxobutanoate hydroxymethyltransferase: protein MSIIVNNFEKMNITKIIQSKNKKKLTVITAYDALFAKLFSQSTDMILVGDSLNMSFMGETDTLSSTLDQMIYHTKAVCNGAKNSFIITDMPFGTYINKDEALRNCTKVYQQTLASAVKIEGGEDRADIIKHLTSNAIAVMGHIGLMPQYVRSEGGYKVRGKTKEDAEQLIRDAIAVEKAGAFAIVVEGVMSDVAKKITEAVNIPTIGIGAGIDTDGQVLVWSDMLGFFEEFKPKFVRHYLDGANIIKNAVNKYKEDVQNKAFPSKEEEY, encoded by the coding sequence ATGAGTATAATAGTAAACAATTTTGAAAAAATGAATATAACAAAAATAATACAATCAAAAAATAAAAAGAAATTGACAGTTATTACAGCATATGATGCACTTTTTGCAAAATTATTTTCACAATCAACAGATATGATATTAGTTGGAGATAGCTTAAATATGAGCTTTATGGGAGAAACTGACACTTTAAGTTCTACTCTAGATCAAATGATTTACCATACAAAAGCAGTTTGCAATGGTGCAAAAAATTCTTTTATAATCACAGATATGCCTTTTGGAACTTATATAAATAAAGATGAAGCTTTAAGAAACTGTACAAAAGTATATCAGCAAACACTAGCAAGTGCTGTAAAAATAGAAGGAGGAGAAGATAGAGCTGATATTATAAAACATCTAACTTCAAATGCTATTGCAGTTATGGGACACATTGGACTTATGCCACAGTATGTAAGAAGTGAAGGTGGATATAAAGTAAGAGGAAAAACTAAAGAAGATGCAGAACAACTTATTCGTGATGCTATAGCTGTTGAAAAAGCAGGAGCATTTGCTATTGTTGTTGAAGGTGTAATGAGCGATGTTGCAAAAAAAATAACAGAGGCAGTAAATATACCAACTATTGGTATAGGAGCTGGAATTGATACAGATGGACAAGTTTTAGTTTGGTCTGATATGTTAGGATTCTTTGAAGAATTTAAACCTAAATTTGTAAGACACTATTTAGATGGTGCAAATATTATAAAAAATGCTGTCAATAAATATAAAGAAGATGTTCAAAATAAAGCATTTCCTTCAAAAGAAGAAGAGTATTAA